In Comamonadaceae bacterium OS-1, a single window of DNA contains:
- the catB gene encoding muconate cycloisomerase 1 has protein sequence MTSRFPIERIEARILDIPTIRPHKLSFGSISRQSPVIVQLWLANGACGFGEAATIGGPSWNEESPEGIQHAINNYLAPALLGQDGAHFEAALARMDLACKGNAFAKSAVEMALIDAVSRSLDLPAWQLLGGKRHQSLPLAWTLASGDVARDLDEAQLRLEQKRHRIFKMKIGARSPAQDVAHVAQIARGLAGRATLTVDVNQAWDGNTARRYLPQLIDAGVTLIEQPVAKWNVEALQTLTTTLGDRASIMADETVCTPQDAMRLARGQACHVFSLKVAKHGGLLRTRQVAAVAEAADIGWYGGTMLETSIGSAASAHVFSTLGTQHHGCELFGPQLLVDDIVTERMVIRDFELQLPDGPGFGVEVDLAQLRRFDRTHAGQTPTVIDLGRSATTA, from the coding sequence ATGACGAGTCGTTTTCCTATCGAGCGCATCGAAGCCCGGATTCTGGATATTCCCACCATCCGTCCGCACAAGCTGTCGTTCGGCTCCATCAGCCGCCAGAGTCCGGTCATCGTGCAGCTCTGGCTGGCCAACGGTGCCTGCGGCTTTGGCGAAGCCGCCACCATCGGTGGGCCGTCGTGGAACGAAGAGTCCCCCGAAGGCATCCAGCACGCCATCAACAACTACCTGGCACCGGCATTGTTGGGCCAGGACGGCGCGCATTTCGAGGCCGCACTGGCCCGCATGGACCTGGCCTGCAAGGGCAACGCGTTCGCCAAAAGCGCTGTAGAGATGGCACTGATCGATGCCGTGTCGCGCTCGCTGGATCTGCCCGCGTGGCAGTTGCTGGGTGGCAAGCGCCACCAGAGCCTGCCCCTGGCCTGGACGCTGGCCAGCGGTGACGTAGCCCGCGATCTGGACGAAGCCCAGTTGCGTCTGGAGCAAAAGCGCCACCGCATCTTCAAAATGAAAATTGGTGCCCGCAGCCCGGCGCAAGATGTGGCCCATGTGGCACAGATCGCGCGCGGCCTGGCCGGTCGTGCCACCCTGACAGTGGATGTGAACCAGGCTTGGGACGGCAACACCGCGCGCCGCTATCTGCCGCAGTTGATCGACGCGGGTGTCACCCTGATCGAGCAGCCGGTGGCCAAATGGAATGTGGAAGCACTGCAAACCCTGACCACCACCTTGGGCGACCGGGCCAGCATCATGGCCGACGAAACGGTATGCACCCCGCAAGACGCAATGCGCCTGGCCCGCGGCCAGGCATGCCACGTGTTCTCGCTAAAGGTGGCCAAGCATGGCGGCCTGCTGCGCACGCGCCAGGTGGCGGCGGTGGCCGAAGCGGCCGATATCGGCTGGTACGGCGGCACCATGCTGGAAACCTCGATCGGCAGCGCAGCATCGGCACACGTGTTCTCAACGTTAGGCACACAGCACCACGGCTGCGAACTGTTTGGCCCCCAGCTGCTGGTGGACGACATCGTCACCGAACGCATGGTGATCCGGGACTTTGAACTGCAACTGCCCGACGGCCCCGGTTTCGGCGTGGAAGTGGATCTGGCGCAACTGCGCCGCTTCGACCGCACCCACGCAGGCCAGACTCCCACCGTCATCGACCTCGGCCGCAGCGCCACCACTGCTTAA
- the catC gene encoding muconolactone Delta-isomerase, with protein sequence MLFLVRMDVQIPRDLPLEQANEIKAREKAYSQDLQRDGRWKSIWRVVGEYANYSIFDVVSNDELHQLLQGLPLFPFMKIHVTPLAAHTSAIA encoded by the coding sequence ATGCTATTTCTGGTTCGCATGGATGTACAGATTCCACGGGATTTGCCGCTGGAACAAGCCAACGAGATCAAGGCCCGCGAAAAGGCCTATTCACAAGACCTGCAACGCGACGGCCGCTGGAAGAGCATCTGGCGGGTGGTGGGCGAATACGCCAACTACAGCATTTTTGATGTGGTCTCGAACGACGAGCTGCACCAGCTGCTGCAAGGCCTGCCACTGTTCCCGTTCATGAAGATCCACGTCACGCCGCTGGCGGCCCACACTTCGGCGATTGCCTGA
- the catA2 gene encoding catechol 1,2-dioxygenase 2 — MAELTQKQLLDIVNTKHTTPGNPRVRELTGRIVADLFKTIDELDVSPDEFWSAVNWLNRLAQGGQTGLITAGLGFDRLLDIRMDEADAKAGRAAGTPRAIEGPLFVAGAPSSKFEVRLDEGEPKGELFVMEGQVRDVDGKPVAHAVMDVWHANEKGGYSHFFPGMQPYELRRQIETDAQGRYRFRSYLPPGYAIPPNSPTSELFEALGRHGNRPAHIHFLVVAPGLRTLTTQVNIPGDSFIDDDFAFATRDGLIVEIEKNVAPAGYESLGISAPFTRSRFDFVLQKALNASEALPLTRMERVAA; from the coding sequence ATGGCAGAACTCACCCAGAAACAATTGCTGGACATCGTCAACACCAAGCACACCACCCCCGGCAACCCGCGGGTACGCGAACTCACGGGCCGCATCGTCGCCGATCTGTTCAAGACCATCGACGAGCTGGATGTCAGCCCCGACGAGTTTTGGAGCGCTGTGAACTGGCTCAACCGCCTGGCCCAGGGCGGCCAGACCGGGCTGATCACCGCGGGCCTGGGCTTTGACCGCCTGCTCGACATCCGCATGGACGAAGCCGATGCCAAGGCCGGTCGCGCAGCTGGGACACCCCGCGCCATCGAAGGCCCGCTGTTTGTGGCCGGTGCACCCTCTTCCAAGTTTGAAGTTCGGCTGGACGAAGGCGAGCCCAAGGGCGAACTGTTTGTCATGGAAGGCCAGGTGCGCGACGTGGACGGCAAGCCCGTCGCCCATGCGGTGATGGATGTATGGCACGCCAACGAAAAAGGCGGCTACTCGCACTTCTTCCCCGGCATGCAACCTTACGAGCTGCGCCGCCAGATCGAAACCGATGCCCAAGGCCGCTACCGCTTTCGCTCGTACTTGCCACCAGGCTATGCGATTCCGCCCAACAGCCCGACCTCGGAACTCTTCGAAGCGTTAGGCCGCCACGGCAACCGCCCGGCACACATCCATTTCCTGGTGGTAGCCCCCGGCCTGCGCACGCTGACTACGCAAGTCAACATACCGGGCGACAGCTTCATTGACGACGACTTCGCCTTCGCCACCCGCGACGGCCTGATCGTCGAGATCGAGAAAAATGTGGCCCCTGCAGGCTACGAGTCACTGGGCATCAGCGCCCCATTCACCCGCTCACGCTTTGACTTTGTGCTGCAAAAAGCCTTGAACGCTAGCGAAGCACTGCCCTTGACCCGCATGGAACGCGTCGCGGCCTGA
- a CDS encoding bacteriohemerythrin: protein MTADHSLDTESMQWGDQFLLGYDPIDEVHEEFVDLVGQMQRADADKLPSLLDTFAVHLHSHFQMENIWMEETAFPPRQCHMDEHAAVMESVVAVQGLLAQGDVDTCRELVDQLAQWFPKHADQLDSALAHWMFKRRMGGKPVVLRRGVALR from the coding sequence ATGACCGCAGACCATTCTCTCGATACGGAGTCCATGCAATGGGGCGACCAGTTCCTGCTGGGCTATGACCCCATCGACGAAGTCCATGAAGAATTCGTGGACCTGGTCGGCCAGATGCAACGCGCCGATGCAGACAAGCTGCCGTCGCTGCTGGACACATTTGCCGTGCACTTGCATAGCCACTTCCAGATGGAGAACATCTGGATGGAAGAAACCGCCTTTCCGCCACGGCAATGCCATATGGACGAACACGCCGCGGTCATGGAGTCGGTGGTGGCCGTGCAAGGCCTGTTGGCACAGGGCGACGTAGACACCTGCCGGGAGCTGGTGGACCAATTGGCGCAATGGTTCCCCAAGCATGCCGACCAGCTGGATTCGGCCCTGGCGCACTGGATGTTCAAGCGGCGCATGGGCGGCAAGCCGGTGGTGCTGCGCCGCGGTGTAGCCCTGCGTTAA
- the benM gene encoding HTH-type transcriptional regulator BenM: MDFRHFKYFVAVAEERSFTRAAERLHISQPPLSRQIQQLEDELGMQLLERDARPLQLTMAGQFFYERAVRLIEQVNETITMTRRVAQKDRRLVIGFVPSTMYGALPRIARMFRAAKPQTELVLVEKISVEQNEALNAGQIDVGFGRLRLDDPRVKREVLREEPLVLAIPAEHPLATSTVPLSLVEAAPYPLLVYPRTPRPSYADQVLSIFRDKGVEPAEVHEVQEMQTALGLVASGMGLCVVPASAQRLRREEVVYRALLEPSAVSPIVMSTRLHDQSEDIVLLRSLIDEVYRAQAAEKLLAESQALPAPKNN, encoded by the coding sequence ATGGATTTCCGGCACTTCAAATACTTTGTGGCCGTCGCTGAGGAGCGCAGCTTTACCCGGGCCGCCGAGCGGCTGCATATTTCGCAGCCGCCGTTGAGCCGGCAGATCCAGCAGTTGGAGGACGAACTTGGCATGCAACTGTTGGAGCGCGATGCCCGGCCTTTGCAGCTCACCATGGCGGGCCAGTTTTTTTATGAGCGCGCGGTGCGCCTGATCGAGCAGGTGAATGAAACCATCACCATGACGCGGCGTGTTGCACAGAAAGACCGGCGGCTGGTCATCGGTTTTGTGCCGTCCACTATGTACGGTGCGCTGCCGCGCATTGCGCGCATGTTCCGGGCCGCCAAGCCGCAGACCGAGCTGGTCTTGGTGGAAAAAATATCGGTAGAGCAGAACGAGGCGCTCAACGCCGGGCAGATCGATGTGGGCTTTGGTCGCCTGCGCCTGGACGACCCCCGCGTCAAGCGCGAGGTGTTGCGTGAAGAGCCGCTGGTGTTGGCCATCCCGGCAGAGCACCCGCTGGCCACCAGCACGGTTCCGTTGAGCCTGGTAGAGGCCGCGCCGTATCCATTGCTGGTGTATCCCCGTACGCCCCGACCGAGCTATGCCGACCAGGTGCTGTCGATATTTCGGGACAAGGGCGTAGAGCCTGCGGAAGTGCACGAGGTGCAGGAAATGCAGACTGCACTCGGTCTGGTCGCCTCTGGCATGGGTTTGTGTGTGGTGCCCGCCAGCGCCCAAAGACTGCGGCGCGAGGAGGTGGTGTACCGCGCGCTGTTGGAACCCAGCGCGGTGTCGCCCATTGTGATGAGTACGCGGCTACACGACCAGTCCGAGGACATCGTGCTGCTGCGGTCACTGATAGACGAGGTGTACCGCGCCCAGGCTGCTGAAAAGCTGTTGGCGGAGAGCCAGGCGCTGCCTGCACCTAAGAATAATTAA
- the cbdA gene encoding 2-halobenzoate 1,2-dioxygenase large subunit yields the protein MSTPTHTLGVQARLDSMLVENKDQHVYRLNRAAFTDAELFELEVKHLFEGNWIYLAHESQIPHNNDYFTTHIGRQPIMVTRNKQGELNALINACSHRGATLARHKKGNKANFTCTFHGWTFNNSGKLLKVKDGSDAGYPESFNKEGSHDLKKIARFENYRGFLFGSLSDDVKPLAEFLGEATKIIDMIVDQSPEGLEVLRGASTYTYDGNWKLQAENGADGYHVSSVHWNYAATTNHRKQGAAGDNVKAMDAGSWAKQGGGFYSFEHGHMLLWTKWANPEDRPAYAIRDQLAEQFGQARTDWMINHSRNLCLYPNVYLMDQFGSQIRVLRPISVDKTEVTIYCIAPKGESAEARTRRVRQYEDFFNATGMATPDDLEEFRACQQGYAASALPWNDMCRGATHWVDGADAAAKEIDLHPKLSGMKTEDEGLYTEQHRYWLETMQHAVAGTSAACTPV from the coding sequence ATGAGCACCCCCACGCACACCCTTGGCGTACAAGCACGGCTAGACAGCATGCTGGTTGAAAACAAAGACCAGCACGTCTACCGCCTGAACCGCGCCGCTTTTACAGACGCCGAGCTGTTCGAACTGGAAGTCAAGCACTTGTTCGAAGGCAACTGGATCTACCTGGCCCACGAAAGCCAGATTCCCCACAACAACGACTACTTCACCACCCATATCGGTCGCCAGCCGATCATGGTCACGCGCAACAAGCAGGGCGAGCTGAACGCGCTCATCAATGCCTGTTCGCACCGGGGTGCCACCCTGGCCCGGCATAAAAAGGGCAACAAGGCCAACTTCACATGCACCTTCCACGGTTGGACCTTCAACAACAGCGGCAAACTGCTCAAGGTCAAGGACGGCAGCGACGCGGGCTACCCCGAGTCCTTCAACAAGGAAGGCAGCCACGATCTGAAGAAGATTGCCCGCTTTGAGAACTACCGCGGCTTCCTGTTCGGCAGCCTGAGCGACGATGTCAAGCCGCTGGCCGAGTTTCTGGGCGAAGCCACCAAGATCATCGACATGATCGTAGACCAGTCGCCCGAAGGTCTGGAAGTGCTGCGCGGCGCATCCACCTACACCTACGACGGCAACTGGAAACTGCAGGCTGAAAACGGTGCCGACGGCTACCACGTCAGCTCGGTGCACTGGAACTATGCCGCCACCACCAACCACCGCAAACAAGGGGCGGCGGGCGACAACGTCAAGGCCATGGATGCCGGTAGCTGGGCCAAGCAAGGCGGCGGCTTCTACTCGTTCGAGCATGGCCACATGCTGCTGTGGACCAAGTGGGCCAACCCGGAAGACCGCCCGGCCTACGCCATCCGCGACCAGTTGGCAGAGCAGTTCGGCCAGGCCCGCACCGACTGGATGATCAACCACTCGCGCAATCTGTGCCTGTACCCCAATGTCTACCTGATGGACCAGTTTGGCTCCCAGATCCGCGTGCTGCGCCCGATCTCAGTGGACAAGACCGAAGTCACCATCTACTGCATCGCCCCCAAGGGCGAATCCGCCGAAGCCCGCACCCGCCGCGTGCGGCAGTACGAAGACTTCTTCAACGCCACCGGCATGGCCACTCCCGACGACCTGGAAGAGTTCCGCGCCTGCCAGCAGGGCTATGCCGCAAGCGCCCTGCCCTGGAACGACATGTGCCGCGGGGCGACCCATTGGGTCGATGGTGCCGATGCCGCTGCCAAAGAAATTGACCTGCACCCCAAGCTGAGCGGCATGAAGACCGAGGACGAAGGTCTGTACACCGAACAACACCGCTACTGGCTGGAAACCATGCAGCACGCAGTCGCAGGCACTTCCGCCGCCTGCACCCCCGTTTAA
- the cbdB gene encoding 2-halobenzoate 1,2-dioxygenase small subunit: MTMMTMDQVQAFLYREARLLDDKQWDEWLTCYAAEAEFWMPAWDDDGEMTRDPQSEISLIYYPNRGGLEDRVFRIKTERSAASMPEPRTGHHLSNVEIVSQDGTQAQVRFNWHTLSYRYNTTDSYFGTSTYTLDTSGAQPLILRKCVVLKNDYIHHVIDVYHI, from the coding sequence ATGACGATGATGACGATGGACCAAGTCCAAGCCTTTCTGTACCGCGAAGCCCGCTTGCTGGACGACAAGCAGTGGGATGAGTGGCTGACCTGCTACGCCGCCGAAGCGGAGTTCTGGATGCCCGCCTGGGACGACGACGGAGAAATGACCCGCGACCCGCAAAGCGAAATCTCGCTGATCTACTACCCCAACCGCGGCGGCCTGGAAGACCGCGTGTTCCGCATCAAGACCGAGCGCTCTGCCGCCAGCATGCCCGAGCCCCGCACCGGCCACCACCTCTCCAACGTCGAGATCGTGTCGCAAGACGGCACACAGGCGCAGGTGCGCTTCAACTGGCACACGCTGAGCTACCGCTACAACACCACCGACAGCTACTTCGGCACATCCACCTACACCCTGGATACCTCGGGCGCACAGCCGCTGATCCTGCGCAAGTGCGTCGTGCTGAAGAACGACTACATCCACCACGTCATCGATGTTTACCACATCTGA
- the benC gene encoding benzoate 1,2-dioxygenase electron transfer component: MNHHIALQFEDGVTRFIDASATETVADAAYRQGMNIPLDCRDGACGTCKCFAESGQYTLGEYIDDAMTEDEARQGYVLTCQMRAKSDCVVRVPASSSVCRTQQARYEAAITQVRQVSPSTISLSIQSDALNKLTFLPGQYVNLQVPGSTQTRAYSFSSLVRDGTVSFLVRNVPGGLMSSYLTGQAKPGDTLTLAGPLGSFYLRDIQRPLLLLAGGTGLAPFTAMLEKIAQQGSAHPLHLVYGVTHDADLVEMDTLQALAERIPNFSFSACVASADSHYPNKGYVTQHIALAHLNDGNVDIYLCGPPPMVEAVGQFIRDKNLKPANFYYEKFSASA; this comes from the coding sequence ATGAACCACCACATTGCGCTCCAGTTTGAAGACGGTGTCACCCGCTTCATCGACGCCTCCGCTACAGAAACCGTAGCTGATGCCGCTTATCGCCAGGGCATGAACATCCCTTTGGACTGCCGTGACGGGGCCTGCGGCACCTGCAAATGCTTTGCCGAATCCGGCCAGTACACCCTGGGTGAATACATCGACGATGCCATGACCGAAGACGAAGCCCGGCAAGGCTACGTACTCACCTGCCAGATGCGGGCAAAAAGCGACTGCGTGGTGCGGGTGCCCGCGTCGTCCAGCGTATGCCGTACCCAGCAAGCCCGCTACGAAGCGGCCATCACCCAGGTGCGCCAGGTATCGCCCAGCACGATTTCGCTGTCGATCCAGAGCGATGCCCTGAACAAGCTGACCTTCCTGCCCGGCCAGTACGTCAACCTGCAAGTGCCGGGCAGCACCCAGACGCGCGCCTATTCATTCAGCTCGCTGGTGCGCGACGGCACGGTGTCTTTTCTGGTGCGCAACGTGCCCGGTGGGCTGATGAGCAGCTACCTCACCGGCCAGGCCAAACCCGGTGACACCCTTACCCTGGCCGGGCCGCTGGGCAGCTTCTACCTGCGCGACATCCAGCGGCCCTTGTTGTTGCTGGCAGGCGGTACCGGTCTGGCCCCGTTCACCGCGATGCTGGAGAAAATTGCCCAGCAAGGCAGCGCCCACCCGCTGCACCTGGTGTACGGCGTCACCCACGATGCCGACCTGGTGGAGATGGACACGCTGCAAGCCCTGGCCGAGCGCATCCCGAACTTCAGCTTCTCTGCCTGCGTGGCCAGCGCCGACAGCCACTACCCCAACAAGGGCTACGTGACGCAACACATCGCGCTCGCGCACCTGAACGACGGCAATGTGGACATCTACCTGTGCGGCCCTCCGCCCATGGTGGAAGCCGTGGGCCAGTTCATCCGCGACAAGAACCTGAAGCCCGCCAACTTCTATTACGAAAAATTCTCGGCCAGCGCCTGA
- the lvr gene encoding levodione reductase produces the protein MNPRFHNQVAVITGAAQGIGRSVALRMAAEGASLVLVDRSELIFELRDELARTASATPVLALTADMEKSADCQRTMDAAVERFGRIDVLVNNVGGTIWAKPFEHYRVEEIEAEVRRSLFPTLWCCHAALPTMLKQGKGAIVNVSSIATRSLNRVPYGAAKGGVNALTACLALETGERGVRVNAVATGGTEAPPRRIPRNTAEQTAQEKVWYQQIIDQTTSSSLMKRYGTIDEQVNAIVFLASDEASYITGITMPVGGGDLG, from the coding sequence ATGAACCCACGATTTCACAACCAGGTTGCCGTCATCACCGGCGCGGCCCAGGGCATTGGCCGCAGCGTGGCCCTGCGCATGGCGGCCGAAGGTGCCAGCCTGGTGCTGGTTGACCGCTCAGAGCTGATCTTTGAACTGCGCGACGAGCTGGCCCGCACCGCCAGTGCCACACCGGTGCTGGCGCTGACCGCCGACATGGAGAAAAGCGCCGATTGCCAGCGCACCATGGATGCCGCAGTGGAGCGGTTTGGCCGCATCGACGTGCTGGTCAACAACGTGGGCGGCACCATCTGGGCCAAGCCTTTCGAACACTACCGGGTGGAGGAGATCGAGGCGGAAGTGCGCCGCTCGCTGTTTCCCACCCTGTGGTGCTGCCATGCCGCGCTGCCCACCATGCTCAAGCAGGGCAAGGGGGCCATCGTCAATGTCTCGTCGATTGCGACACGCAGCCTCAACCGCGTGCCCTACGGCGCGGCCAAAGGCGGCGTGAATGCCTTGACCGCCTGCCTGGCATTGGAAACCGGTGAGCGCGGCGTGCGGGTGAACGCGGTCGCCACCGGCGGCACCGAAGCCCCGCCACGCCGCATCCCGCGCAACACCGCAGAACAGACCGCGCAGGAAAAAGTCTGGTACCAACAAATCATCGACCAGACCACCTCGTCCAGCCTGATGAAGCGCTACGGAACCATTGACGAGCAGGTCAACGCGATTGTGTTCCTGGCTTCCGATGAAGCCTCCTACATCACCGGCATCACCATGCCAGTGGGCGGCGGCGACCTCGGTTGA
- the pcaK_2 gene encoding 4-hydroxybenzoate transporter PcaK → MRHINVHKLSDEATFNGFHGKVLLWCALIIIFDGYDLAVAGIALPSIMKEMGVTAQNAGFMVSSALFGMMFGAIFLGTIADKIGRRKAIAICIFLFSVFTAAAGFTHDPVTFSAMRFLAGLGIGGVMPNVVAQMTEYSPKKIRSTMVTLMFSGYAVGGMLAALLGKGLIEAYGWASVFLAAGLPVLLIPFILKSLPESMPFLIQQNRLDELKKIVSQLSPSYQPDANDRFALPSTDRAEGAPIGKLFQDGRGFSTVMFWITFFMCLFMVYALSSWLTKLMASAGYSLGSALTFVLVLNFGAMVGAVGGGWLADRFHIKYVLVGMYALAAVSITLLGYKVSTEMLFLLVGLAGASTIGTQIVTYAYAGQFYPMAVRSTGIGWASGVGRSGAILAPIVIGTLVGMALPLQQNFMAIAIPAVIAMLAASMINHRKSASASHESVGLPVPVASAVAAK, encoded by the coding sequence ATGCGACACATCAATGTACACAAGCTGTCCGACGAAGCCACATTCAATGGCTTTCACGGCAAAGTTCTTCTATGGTGCGCCCTGATCATCATCTTTGATGGCTATGACCTGGCGGTGGCCGGCATTGCGCTGCCGTCCATCATGAAGGAGATGGGGGTCACCGCCCAGAACGCCGGCTTCATGGTCAGCTCGGCCCTGTTCGGCATGATGTTCGGTGCCATTTTTCTGGGCACCATCGCCGACAAGATCGGCCGCCGCAAAGCCATCGCCATCTGCATCTTTTTGTTCAGCGTGTTCACCGCAGCCGCAGGCTTTACCCATGACCCGGTGACCTTCAGCGCCATGCGCTTTCTGGCGGGCCTGGGTATTGGTGGTGTCATGCCCAATGTGGTGGCGCAGATGACCGAATACTCGCCCAAGAAGATCCGATCCACCATGGTCACACTGATGTTCAGCGGCTATGCCGTGGGCGGCATGCTGGCCGCCCTGCTGGGCAAGGGCCTGATCGAAGCCTACGGCTGGGCATCGGTCTTTCTGGCCGCCGGTTTGCCGGTGCTCCTGATCCCGTTCATCCTGAAGTCGCTGCCCGAATCCATGCCCTTCCTGATCCAACAAAACCGCCTGGACGAGCTGAAAAAAATCGTCTCGCAACTCTCTCCCAGTTACCAGCCCGATGCCAACGACCGCTTCGCGCTGCCATCGACAGACCGGGCGGAGGGCGCACCCATCGGCAAACTGTTCCAGGATGGCCGGGGCTTCAGCACGGTGATGTTCTGGATCACCTTCTTCATGTGCCTGTTCATGGTGTATGCCCTGAGCTCGTGGCTGACCAAGCTGATGGCCAGCGCGGGCTACAGCCTGGGCTCAGCGCTGACCTTTGTGCTGGTGCTCAACTTCGGCGCCATGGTCGGCGCAGTGGGCGGCGGCTGGCTGGCCGACCGTTTCCACATCAAATACGTGCTGGTGGGCATGTACGCACTGGCCGCCGTGTCGATCACGCTATTGGGCTACAAGGTGTCTACGGAAATGCTGTTCCTGCTGGTCGGGCTGGCGGGTGCCTCCACCATTGGTACGCAGATCGTTACCTATGCCTATGCGGGGCAGTTCTACCCGATGGCGGTGCGCTCGACCGGTATTGGCTGGGCATCGGGCGTGGGCCGCAGTGGGGCCATCCTGGCACCCATCGTCATTGGCACGCTGGTGGGCATGGCGTTGCCACTGCAGCAGAACTTCATGGCGATTGCCATTCCCGCCGTGATCGCTATGCTTGCCGCATCGATGATCAACCACCGAAAGTCTGCCTCGGCCAGCCATGAAAGCGTGGGTCTGCCAGTGCCCGTGGCTTCAGCGGTCGCGGCCAAGTAA
- the ydcO_1 gene encoding inner membrane protein YdcO: protein MTKDFSLSATTAGFLAVLISYSGPLVIFFQAAQNAQVSPDMMASWVWAISIGAGVSGIVLSWWLKVPVVTAWSAPGTALLVTLFPHISLEQAVGAYLVAAVVILGIGASGYFDKLMHAIPKGIASAMMAGILFQFGVGTFQAVKTMPAITFCMIGIYLLFRRLLPRYCLVILLIASLAMAVAFKGVSLAGVSFHLAQPVFIRPEWTWGATLSLALPLVLVSVTGQFLPGMAILRSAGYSTPARPIIMVTSLASIGAAFFGGITVVIAAITAALCTGKDAHEDARKRYVAGIANGVFYLVGGCFAGTIILFFAALPKELIAVLAGLALVGAISGSLAGALQEADHREASVITFLATASGMGFWGLGSAFWGVVLGAVAYLLLHKRWSAPAQPL, encoded by the coding sequence ATGACCAAAGACTTCTCCCTGTCGGCCACCACGGCGGGATTCCTGGCCGTGCTGATTTCCTATTCCGGCCCATTGGTGATCTTTTTCCAGGCGGCCCAGAACGCCCAGGTCTCGCCAGACATGATGGCTTCGTGGGTGTGGGCCATCTCCATCGGTGCCGGGGTCTCCGGCATCGTGCTGAGTTGGTGGCTCAAGGTGCCGGTAGTGACCGCCTGGTCGGCCCCGGGCACGGCCTTGTTGGTCACGCTGTTTCCACACATTTCGCTGGAGCAGGCCGTAGGGGCCTACCTCGTGGCAGCGGTGGTCATTCTGGGCATCGGTGCCTCGGGCTACTTTGACAAGCTGATGCACGCCATCCCCAAGGGCATTGCCAGCGCCATGATGGCGGGCATCCTGTTCCAGTTTGGGGTTGGCACGTTCCAGGCGGTCAAAACCATGCCCGCCATCACCTTTTGCATGATTGGCATTTACCTGCTGTTCCGGCGCTTGCTGCCCCGGTATTGCCTGGTGATCTTGCTCATTGCCAGCCTGGCCATGGCGGTCGCGTTCAAAGGGGTCAGCCTGGCCGGGGTGAGCTTCCACCTGGCGCAGCCTGTGTTCATCCGGCCGGAATGGACCTGGGGTGCCACCCTCAGCCTGGCGCTGCCCCTGGTGCTGGTCAGCGTGACAGGGCAGTTCCTGCCGGGCATGGCGATTTTGCGCAGCGCGGGTTACAGCACACCGGCCCGGCCCATCATCATGGTGACCAGCCTGGCATCCATAGGAGCGGCCTTTTTTGGCGGCATCACGGTGGTGATAGCGGCCATCACCGCCGCACTGTGCACCGGCAAGGACGCGCACGAAGACGCCCGCAAGCGCTATGTGGCCGGTATTGCCAACGGCGTTTTCTACCTGGTCGGTGGCTGCTTTGCAGGCACCATCATTTTATTTTTCGCGGCCCTGCCCAAAGAGCTGATCGCGGTACTGGCCGGGCTGGCCCTGGTCGGCGCCATCTCGGGCAGTCTGGCCGGTGCCCTGCAAGAGGCCGACCACCGCGAGGCCTCGGTCATCACCTTTTTGGCCACTGCATCGGGCATGGGCTTTTGGGGCCTGGGGTCGGCGTTTTGGGGTGTGGTGTTGGGGGCGGTCGCCTACCTGCTGCTGCACAAGCGCTGGTCCGCCCCGGCGCAGCCGCTTTAG